In Leptospira congkakensis, one DNA window encodes the following:
- a CDS encoding gamma-glutamyltransferase family protein, whose product MAKLLKVFLTLFFIFSLIQCLGNRRPLVPSYVDPQGSLRDAAIGKKYMVSTGNPLATKAAIKVLEDGGNAVDAAVAALLVLNVTNGEAASFPSVAPTLIYDQKSGQIKSYIGAGTAPKKASIDWFHAKGYDVMPKNSILTQLLPASPDVIVRLLQEHGTKSFSQLVSPAITVAEEGFPANRILVKNLDLPLYKRLGFTIIMPYNSEVYLEKKWWYGIREGELTKRQDLAKTWKSMALEETQNLKKGKSRNQALESVRDYFYKGPIADAIVKLHNDKGGLFTKEDLANYVGGWEKPISGEFGEYKIVSNQTWTQGPVVPMVLQLLDGVDLKSMGHNSPEYIHTVSQAIELVVADRERYFGDPKFVDVPVDGLLSKKYATLRRKLLQKDAFGQTPPAGNPWVFSSKKPSSLLSSPNDSKNQEISEIKYGKDTTYLSIVDSKGNAVSLTPSDFPQSPMVPGTGLTLGIRMTQFRLDPNHPSALAPGKRPRITPNPGMVLKNGKLWMSFGTPGGDVQSQAMVQFFLNVIVFGMDPQKAVEAPRFRSVNWPDSFSPHTYRPGGIELEESLYSLVSDSLKEKGYKVYKKGHLDNDLGSVCAVLNDPKQKQLIGVADPREESWAEGK is encoded by the coding sequence ATGGCTAAGCTCTTAAAAGTTTTTCTAACTCTATTTTTCATTTTTTCTTTGATACAATGTTTAGGTAACAGGCGCCCGCTGGTTCCTTCCTATGTAGATCCTCAAGGGAGTTTGCGGGATGCTGCTATCGGAAAAAAATATATGGTTTCTACTGGGAACCCTCTAGCAACAAAAGCTGCTATCAAAGTATTAGAAGATGGTGGGAACGCTGTTGATGCTGCTGTGGCCGCACTACTTGTATTAAATGTGACTAATGGAGAAGCCGCAAGTTTTCCGTCTGTGGCTCCAACATTAATTTACGATCAAAAATCTGGACAAATTAAAAGTTATATTGGGGCAGGTACCGCCCCCAAAAAAGCAAGTATCGATTGGTTTCATGCGAAAGGTTATGATGTGATGCCAAAAAATTCGATCTTAACACAACTTTTGCCTGCATCACCAGATGTCATCGTACGACTGTTACAAGAACATGGAACAAAATCTTTTTCTCAATTGGTATCACCTGCCATCACCGTAGCTGAGGAAGGATTTCCTGCAAATCGTATCCTTGTTAAAAATTTAGACTTACCTTTATACAAACGATTGGGTTTTACCATCATCATGCCTTACAATTCAGAAGTGTATCTTGAAAAAAAATGGTGGTATGGAATTCGGGAAGGGGAACTTACAAAACGACAAGACCTTGCAAAAACTTGGAAGTCGATGGCGCTCGAGGAAACACAAAACTTAAAAAAAGGAAAATCCAGAAACCAAGCATTAGAATCTGTAAGAGATTATTTTTACAAAGGACCTATTGCCGATGCCATTGTAAAACTTCATAATGATAAAGGTGGTCTCTTTACAAAAGAAGATTTGGCAAACTATGTGGGAGGTTGGGAAAAACCAATCTCTGGAGAGTTCGGCGAATATAAAATTGTATCTAACCAAACTTGGACACAAGGTCCAGTGGTCCCAATGGTATTGCAACTATTAGACGGAGTGGATTTGAAATCGATGGGGCACAACTCACCTGAATACATTCATACTGTATCACAGGCTATTGAACTTGTTGTTGCTGATAGGGAAAGATACTTCGGAGATCCAAAGTTTGTCGATGTCCCCGTAGATGGATTGTTATCCAAAAAATACGCAACACTTCGACGTAAACTTTTACAAAAAGATGCTTTTGGACAAACTCCCCCAGCTGGGAATCCTTGGGTATTTTCCTCTAAAAAACCATCTTCTTTGTTGTCATCACCTAACGACTCAAAGAATCAGGAAATTAGCGAAATCAAATATGGAAAAGACACAACGTATTTGAGTATAGTCGATTCAAAAGGAAATGCAGTTTCTCTCACCCCGAGTGATTTTCCACAATCACCTATGGTTCCAGGAACGGGGCTTACATTAGGAATTCGAATGACTCAGTTTCGATTGGATCCAAACCATCCTTCCGCACTTGCTCCTGGCAAACGACCAAGGATCACTCCGAACCCAGGAATGGTTTTGAAAAATGGAAAGTTATGGATGAGTTTTGGAACTCCTGGTGGAGACGTACAAAGCCAAGCGATGGTTCAATTTTTTCTGAATGTCATCGTATTTGGAATGGATCCGCAAAAAGCGGTTGAAGCACCTAGGTTTCGTTCGGTGAATTGGCCTGATAGTTTTTCTCCTCATACCTATCGCCCTGGCGGAATTGAACTGGAAGAAAGTTTGTATTCTTTAGTCTCTGATTCATTAAAAGAAAAAGGATATAAAGTTTATAAAAAAGGTCATTTGGATAACGATCTTGGTTCCGTTTGTGCAGTGTTAAATGATCCAAAACAAAAACAATTAATTGGTGTTGCCGATCCTAGAGAAGAATCTTGGGCCGAAGGAAAATAA
- a CDS encoding methyl-accepting chemotaxis protein encodes MQRNSIKFILLMSGASILLIISCSVGAVAYYFGQQKIKEAYIGQMQGIVDVVGQEIDDFFVNHVNVIKTVANDRRTIDSIKTGKPIAQAYFKEMNDRYGVYENVYTHTYDNDPRVVADATGLAIGWKMKPEDMDPEELKAGKEKRHFIGKPILNPLTNNPVVTITYPVYENGKLIGNAGIALSLMNLTDKVINKIKIGRDGYVVVSTKAGLLIALKEKAQILKYDLSKDESGARMLSLKTGEVLEFEYLERDHLAVSHHLKDWGMVILAIQPKEEIKEALFELLITIIISSVVIALTSIWFLYVLLSKRLNPLEAVSNIFKQMSEGNLTSTIKVVYDDEIGRMGQGLNSFIASLRKSFEEIQRITIELAAASEELTSSSNNFATGAQSTAASSEEMSATIEEMSAGMDHIAASTDRQFGNFANFHSKIRELSESIRKIGSEIESTLKLAESISDQAKKGEESIQGMSQMIENILHSSGEMTAIIQIINEISDQTQLLALNAAIEAARAGDAGRGFAVVADEISKLSEKTASSIKSIGNMITKNNRELDSGANAIRSSAEMLHNIIQNVETVSAAMNKLYLVTSSQEAIKREVDEGAEKMGLDAETIKLSTNEQKKAVREISEVIIQINEHTLSTASGSEEMSSSAQNLASTAEILKGITERFKL; translated from the coding sequence ATGCAGCGCAATTCTATCAAATTCATATTGTTAATGAGTGGTGCCTCCATTCTTTTGATTATCAGTTGTTCGGTCGGTGCTGTAGCTTATTACTTCGGACAACAAAAGATAAAAGAAGCTTATATTGGACAAATGCAAGGAATTGTAGATGTAGTTGGACAAGAGATCGATGACTTTTTTGTAAATCATGTCAATGTCATTAAAACTGTCGCCAATGACCGACGAACCATTGATTCCATAAAAACCGGAAAACCAATTGCCCAAGCTTATTTCAAAGAGATGAATGATCGTTATGGTGTTTATGAAAATGTTTACACTCACACGTACGATAACGATCCCCGTGTAGTTGCCGATGCTACTGGTTTAGCTATCGGATGGAAAATGAAACCGGAAGATATGGATCCAGAAGAACTCAAAGCTGGAAAAGAAAAAAGACATTTCATTGGAAAACCAATTCTAAACCCACTCACCAACAATCCTGTCGTTACCATTACTTATCCAGTTTATGAAAATGGAAAATTGATTGGAAACGCAGGAATTGCTCTTTCTCTAATGAACTTAACTGATAAGGTCATTAATAAAATCAAAATTGGCCGTGATGGATATGTTGTTGTATCAACAAAAGCTGGATTACTCATCGCTTTAAAAGAAAAAGCTCAAATTTTAAAATATGATTTATCTAAAGATGAATCAGGTGCTCGTATGTTATCCTTAAAAACAGGAGAGGTACTTGAGTTTGAATACTTAGAGAGAGACCATCTGGCTGTGAGTCATCATCTAAAAGATTGGGGAATGGTGATCCTTGCCATCCAACCAAAAGAAGAAATCAAAGAAGCACTTTTTGAATTATTAATCACAATTATTATATCTTCTGTTGTTATTGCTTTAACATCGATTTGGTTCCTGTATGTATTGCTCAGTAAACGTTTGAACCCATTAGAAGCTGTCAGTAATATCTTCAAACAAATGTCTGAAGGAAATTTAACTTCTACCATCAAAGTTGTTTATGACGATGAAATAGGTCGAATGGGCCAAGGACTTAATTCATTTATCGCAAGTTTGAGAAAGTCGTTTGAGGAAATTCAAAGAATTACAATTGAGTTAGCTGCTGCGTCAGAAGAATTAACTTCTTCCTCCAATAACTTTGCAACTGGTGCACAATCAACTGCGGCTTCCTCAGAAGAAATGTCAGCCACCATTGAAGAGATGTCTGCAGGAATGGATCATATTGCAGCATCAACAGATAGACAATTTGGAAACTTTGCCAACTTTCATTCTAAGATTAGGGAACTATCAGAAAGTATTCGTAAAATAGGATCTGAAATTGAAAGTACTTTGAAGTTAGCTGAATCCATATCTGACCAAGCTAAAAAGGGAGAAGAGTCCATTCAAGGTATGAGCCAAATGATTGAGAATATCCTTCACTCTTCTGGTGAGATGACGGCCATCATTCAAATCATCAACGAAATTTCTGATCAAACACAATTGTTAGCATTGAATGCTGCGATTGAAGCCGCTAGAGCTGGTGATGCTGGGAGAGGATTTGCTGTAGTAGCAGATGAAATTTCTAAACTCTCAGAAAAAACCGCATCGTCTATCAAATCTATTGGTAACATGATCACCAAAAACAATCGGGAATTGGATTCCGGTGCAAATGCCATTCGTTCTTCTGCAGAGATGTTACACAATATCATTCAAAACGTGGAAACAGTCAGTGCGGCAATGAACAAATTGTATTTAGTTACTTCGTCTCAAGAAGCCATTAAACGAGAAGTAGACGAAGGAGCAGAGAAAATGGGTCTTGATGCTGAGACAATTAAACTCTCCACAAATGAACAGAAAAAAGCTGTGAGAGAAATCTCGGAAGTAATCATTCAAATCAATGAACATACTCTTAGTACAGCATCTGGTTCAGAAGAGATGTCTTCTTCAGCACAAAACTTAGCATCCACAGCAGAGATTTTGAAAGGGATCACAGAACGATTTAAGTTATAA
- a CDS encoding DUF4349 domain-containing protein: MKNHLKIIFLVLFVFFLHCGKESNEESVAPLESAKMSSDMPMEKKVAPSAPRAEGISETESAPNQLGQVFVPIQNTTERLLEYQVQLNYQTSDLIKTRKDLLSFITKYGFIESSSAVNVDSPYMNLRVHIRSEKLYEALIELDTYGVLQSEDISTVDHTEGMAWQKIKSNREKLRLVRRTNANNQTSTNSKNWEAIEEAVTDSENNLDNSEHEIWKIKDKVKWATLSVNFTTPIPADRIQVPVYKNAFIGILNLFLELTYYFIWILPLVIVMGILYFPLKKIYKRFKK, from the coding sequence GTGAAAAACCATTTAAAAATAATTTTCCTCGTTCTGTTTGTATTTTTCCTCCATTGTGGCAAAGAATCTAACGAGGAGTCGGTGGCACCTTTAGAATCGGCAAAGATGTCCTCTGACATGCCGATGGAAAAAAAAGTAGCTCCGAGTGCTCCCAGGGCAGAAGGAATTTCTGAGACAGAATCCGCACCCAACCAATTGGGACAAGTATTTGTTCCGATTCAAAATACTACAGAACGACTTCTCGAATACCAAGTTCAATTGAATTACCAAACATCGGATTTAATCAAAACACGTAAGGATCTACTTAGTTTTATTACCAAATATGGTTTTATCGAAAGTAGTTCTGCGGTCAATGTGGACTCTCCATATATGAACCTTCGCGTACATATCAGATCTGAAAAATTATACGAGGCTTTGATTGAATTAGATACTTATGGAGTTTTACAAAGTGAAGACATCTCCACTGTGGATCATACAGAAGGAATGGCTTGGCAAAAGATCAAATCAAATCGTGAAAAACTTCGTTTGGTAAGACGGACAAATGCAAACAACCAAACTTCAACCAATTCGAAAAACTGGGAAGCGATCGAAGAAGCAGTTACCGATAGCGAAAACAATTTGGATAACTCGGAACATGAAATTTGGAAAATCAAAGATAAAGTAAAATGGGCTACTCTTAGTGTAAATTTTACAACTCCGATCCCAGCGGATCGCATTCAAGTTCCTGTTTATAAAAATGCATTCATTGGAATTCTGAATTTATTTTTAGAACTCACATATTATTTTATATGGATTTTACCATTAGTAATCGTTATGGGAATTCTATACTTTCCTTTAAAAAAGATTTACAAACGTTTTAAAAAATAA
- a CDS encoding U32 family peptidase C-terminal domain-containing protein, protein MSQIRKIPELLLPAGNLDKLEIAYMFGADAAYCGVPRFSLRARENDFTMEALEKGVTLARELGKKIYFTVNNIPRNSKLPSYPKYLDQMAALKPDAFIMADPGLILMTKEAHPEIDIHISVQANTMNYAAVKFWKQFGATRVILSREVSISEIAEIKNQVPDMEIEVFVHGSICIAHSGRCFMSNYFKKRDANQGSCNNACRDLYQVFVTNPKQNDEPMELITDDEGTFLMNSKDLRAIEFLQELCDAGVDSVKVEGRTKNDYYVGMVARSYRHTLDRISRGESFDRKWLQELDKVSSRKYFSGFLTRGMEDRVPEEEREFQNNEFGTSLFMSQKYAGLVKEYNSDTKRIVIEVKNKIQKGDVLEVITAIDPNPFTFTVDQIFYKQNLVEVISGGMGTVELEVPFAIPTRSFLSKKL, encoded by the coding sequence ATGTCCCAAATTAGAAAAATTCCAGAATTGTTATTACCCGCTGGTAACTTAGATAAATTAGAAATTGCTTATATGTTTGGTGCGGATGCAGCTTATTGTGGTGTTCCTAGGTTTTCACTTCGAGCAAGAGAAAATGATTTTACGATGGAAGCTCTGGAAAAGGGAGTTACACTTGCAAGAGAACTCGGTAAAAAAATTTATTTTACCGTAAATAACATTCCGAGGAATTCGAAACTACCTTCATATCCTAAATATTTAGATCAGATGGCCGCATTAAAACCAGATGCTTTCATTATGGCAGATCCTGGATTGATTTTAATGACCAAAGAAGCACATCCAGAAATAGACATCCATATCTCTGTCCAAGCGAACACTATGAACTATGCTGCTGTTAAGTTTTGGAAACAATTTGGAGCCACTCGTGTCATTTTATCTCGTGAAGTATCCATCTCTGAAATTGCAGAAATTAAAAATCAAGTTCCGGATATGGAAATTGAAGTTTTTGTTCATGGATCCATTTGTATTGCTCACAGCGGTCGCTGTTTTATGAGTAATTATTTTAAAAAACGAGATGCCAACCAAGGATCTTGTAACAATGCCTGTCGTGATTTGTATCAGGTATTTGTCACGAACCCCAAACAAAATGACGAGCCAATGGAACTCATCACAGATGATGAGGGAACTTTTTTAATGAATTCTAAAGACTTACGTGCCATCGAGTTCTTGCAAGAGTTATGTGATGCAGGAGTTGATTCCGTAAAGGTAGAAGGTCGCACTAAAAATGATTATTATGTAGGAATGGTGGCCCGTAGTTATAGACATACCTTGGATCGTATCTCTCGAGGGGAAAGTTTTGACCGCAAATGGTTGCAGGAATTGGATAAAGTATCTTCTAGAAAATACTTTTCCGGTTTTTTAACTCGAGGAATGGAAGACCGTGTTCCCGAAGAAGAAAGAGAATTTCAAAACAATGAATTTGGAACGAGTCTTTTTATGAGCCAAAAGTATGCGGGGCTCGTTAAGGAATATAATTCAGATACAAAACGGATTGTCATTGAAGTCAAAAACAAAATCCAAAAGGGGGATGTTTTGGAAGTCATCACTGCCATAGATCCGAATCCATTTACCTTCACAGTAGACCAAATCTTTTATAAACAAAATCTTGTGGAAGTGATTAGTGGAGGGATGGGAACCGTTGAGTTAGAAGTGCCTTTTGCTATTCCTACTCGGTCGTTTTTAAGTAAAAAACTGTAA
- a CDS encoding OmpP1/FadL family transporter, which produces MISSRIFRVLFILILSLGPWFSERKLFAFHGIMQPAFGARQAGMGGAFQAVGGSVMDLESNPSHLARVKRTKWELGSGIHLPSIEYNDEYIDPDPNRSYRNSMVEHPKAVLPYIGIIQPVTDNISIGFALYAQGGGGGQFKNIKRHTPDGRTLNETFGTNIPIIGESTKAVEDLNFRFMTMKSTFGAGYKTGNLAIGAGIDLVYGFMELKRTYQDETRSLTIPGGIRYQSDSAYTLGGKIGTSYDLTENIRIAYSYTTRNLLPMDGTMKVDGYAPERSFGTRVSRYMIWPDKHVVGISYRTDKFIIDFDIKYIPWSESFNSSKFRTEDVWVRTPIGFETNSFQFNLNWKNQTIFAIGGEYKWNDRYMTRMGYSYGNNVIPASGVSPMLGASIEHHVSLGGSVSWNDSTFHIACEYGFPKKTYGGKTSDWTLSHAVFSKTEVHPFQFSYNKQMSVFSIYLGMEQNI; this is translated from the coding sequence ATGATTTCGAGTCGCATTTTCAGAGTTTTATTCATTCTAATTCTAAGCCTTGGCCCATGGTTTTCGGAAAGAAAACTCTTCGCCTTCCACGGGATCATGCAACCCGCCTTCGGGGCCAGGCAAGCCGGGATGGGAGGAGCCTTCCAGGCCGTTGGCGGATCCGTGATGGATTTAGAATCGAATCCATCCCATTTGGCACGAGTGAAAAGAACCAAATGGGAGTTAGGTTCTGGAATCCATCTACCCTCTATTGAATATAATGATGAATACATAGACCCAGATCCTAATCGTTCTTATCGAAACTCAATGGTGGAACATCCGAAAGCAGTTTTGCCTTATATTGGGATCATCCAACCTGTTACGGACAATATCAGTATTGGATTTGCACTGTATGCACAAGGTGGCGGCGGTGGACAGTTCAAAAATATCAAACGACATACTCCTGACGGTAGAACTCTAAATGAAACATTTGGAACCAATATTCCGATTATTGGTGAAAGTACAAAAGCTGTTGAAGATTTGAATTTTCGATTTATGACCATGAAATCAACGTTTGGTGCTGGATACAAAACAGGAAACTTGGCGATTGGTGCCGGGATTGATCTTGTTTATGGATTTATGGAACTCAAAAGAACCTACCAAGATGAAACAAGAAGTTTGACAATACCAGGTGGAATTCGTTACCAAAGTGATTCTGCTTATACCTTGGGAGGGAAAATCGGAACTTCCTACGACCTAACAGAGAACATCCGAATCGCCTATTCTTATACAACCAGAAATCTTTTACCGATGGACGGAACAATGAAAGTGGATGGTTATGCCCCAGAACGTTCATTCGGAACCAGAGTGTCAAGATATATGATTTGGCCAGATAAACATGTCGTTGGAATTTCATACAGAACAGATAAATTTATCATCGACTTTGATATTAAATACATTCCTTGGTCGGAAAGTTTTAATTCTAGTAAGTTTCGGACAGAAGATGTTTGGGTTAGAACACCAATAGGATTTGAGACCAATTCTTTTCAATTCAATCTAAACTGGAAAAACCAAACCATTTTTGCGATTGGCGGCGAGTATAAGTGGAATGATCGTTATATGACGAGAATGGGTTATAGTTATGGAAATAACGTAATCCCTGCAAGTGGAGTTAGCCCCATGTTAGGAGCCAGTATCGAACACCATGTTTCTTTGGGTGGAAGTGTTTCCTGGAACGATTCTACATTCCATATTGCTTGTGAGTATGGATTTCCTAAAAAAACATACGGAGGGAAAACTTCAGACTGGACGTTATCCCATGCTGTCTTTTCTAAGACAGAGGTACATCCATTCCAATTTTCTTATAACAAACAAATGAGTGTATTTAGCATTTACTTGGGAATGGAACAAAATATTTAA
- a CDS encoding bacteriohemerythrin: MVTQWDSKYETNISEIDSQHKKLFRLINNIETVYDENKEHLSAKSKILIDAVSELEDYTLSHFLIEERVMELNQYPELEAHKKQHDRFTDKILELKNRLTSGNLLSNDAELNQFFGDLLNFLRAWLTNHILKEDMDYKPYIKFNI; this comes from the coding sequence ATGGTTACACAATGGGATTCGAAATACGAAACGAATATTTCAGAGATTGATTCTCAACATAAAAAACTCTTTCGATTGATCAATAATATTGAAACAGTTTATGATGAAAACAAAGAGCATCTTTCTGCTAAATCTAAAATATTGATAGATGCGGTTTCCGAACTAGAGGATTATACACTGAGTCATTTTTTGATTGAAGAACGTGTAATGGAGTTAAACCAATATCCAGAATTGGAAGCTCATAAAAAACAACACGACCGGTTCACTGATAAGATTTTAGAATTAAAAAACCGATTAACTTCCGGAAATTTACTTTCTAATGATGCTGAGTTAAACCAATTCTTTGGTGACCTTCTCAATTTTTTACGTGCATGGCTGACAAATCATATTCTGAAAGAGGATATGGATTACAAACCATACATAAAATTTAATATTTAG
- a CDS encoding fasciclin domain-containing protein, whose protein sequence is MNKKNFQTLTITIVTCLSLVGVSCGKSEDSNSGKGISAVADDKSQQDVLKIALGSKDHTTLVTAVQAAGLVDSLANQGPFTVFAPTNDAFAKLPAGTVDDLLKPSQKDSLKNILEYHVVVGNLTESILKSEFTGKDDELGMANGSHTKVSIKNGKVLINGATIIASIPATNGIIHVVDTVLLPPAKK, encoded by the coding sequence ATGAACAAAAAAAATTTTCAAACATTAACAATCACAATTGTCACCTGTCTTTCGCTAGTCGGTGTTTCTTGTGGAAAAAGTGAAGATTCTAATTCAGGCAAAGGAATTTCCGCCGTTGCCGATGACAAATCACAACAAGACGTTCTAAAAATAGCTTTGGGTTCTAAAGACCATACAACCCTTGTAACTGCTGTTCAAGCCGCCGGCTTAGTGGATTCTCTTGCCAATCAAGGCCCATTCACCGTGTTTGCTCCAACGAATGATGCATTTGCAAAGTTACCTGCAGGTACAGTAGATGATCTTTTAAAACCAAGTCAAAAAGATTCACTAAAGAATATTTTAGAGTATCACGTTGTAGTTGGTAATCTTACCGAATCCATCTTAAAATCTGAGTTCACTGGTAAAGATGACGAACTCGGAATGGCGAATGGAAGTCACACTAAAGTTTCCATAAAAAATGGAAAAGTCTTAATCAATGGAGCAACCATCATCGCTTCCATTCCTGCAACAAACGGAATCATTCACGTAGTGGATACAGTGTTATTACCACCAGCAAAGAAATGA
- a CDS encoding c-type cytochrome, whose product MNLSKFNEVPFRFKIGFVLGLFVSMTIISCGGEKTEETPTSNAGSKGIGPVKSVTIGALDQAMADRGKKQFEAKCSACHKFEEKVVGPALQDVTLRRTPEWIMNMILNPVEMTQKDPIGQELLGEHLTQMTFQNIKEEEAREILEYFRKMDLK is encoded by the coding sequence ATGAACCTTTCAAAATTTAACGAAGTGCCCTTCCGATTCAAAATCGGATTCGTATTAGGTCTCTTCGTCAGTATGACAATCATATCCTGTGGAGGAGAAAAAACTGAGGAAACACCAACATCTAACGCTGGTTCCAAGGGAATAGGACCAGTAAAATCTGTTACCATCGGTGCTTTAGACCAAGCAATGGCAGATCGTGGTAAAAAACAATTTGAAGCCAAGTGTTCTGCTTGTCACAAATTTGAAGAAAAGGTCGTAGGACCTGCCCTTCAAGATGTAACACTCCGCAGAACTCCTGAATGGATCATGAACATGATCTTAAACCCAGTTGAGATGACTCAAAAAGACCCCATTGGACAAGAGTTACTCGGTGAACACTTAACTCAAATGACATTTCAAAACATAAAGGAAGAAGAAGCCCGAGAGATCCTCGAGTACTTCCGTAAAATGGATTTAAAATAG
- the nosZ gene encoding Sec-dependent nitrous-oxide reductase, with protein MLKKSNLILVTLGISLLAFVPNCKKGAATATLASDAASRVYVAPGEKDEVYAFLSGGFSGQMSVYGIPSARLFKIIPVFSVFPENGYGFDEETKDMLKTTHGYVPWDDSHHVEASMTDGKQDGRWMFLNANNTPRLARIDLKSFETKEILEIPNTAGNHASPFATENTEYLMAATRFSVPVPQASVAIDSFSKGGFKGTVTMVKVDKNTGRLSIELQVLVPGFDYDLSHCGKKKSHDWCFFSSYNSEQAHKMLEVGASKKDKDFILAFNWVRAKECKDQGKAYNFGGEYVNNFREENKPAVSTKLSGVKMLNPKDCPGMMYYMPTPKSPHGTDVDSTGEYIVGGGKLASVIPVHSFSKLIEVKDKKEHHSAEIEGIPVLKYESTLAGEVQKPCLGPLHTEFDGQGFAYTSCFVSSEVVKWKLGTWEVVQHLPAYYSVGHLSIVGGSSTEPYGKYLIAMNKITKDRYLPVGMELPQSAQLYDISSGKAELLSDFPTVGEPHYSQMIPAKLLMDKTAKLYPLEENKHPYATKNENEARIVRLGSTIHIYMTAIRSHFKPDIIEARTGETLYFHVTNLEQDYDIPHGFAIGGAPNMTNLLIMPGETRTFKWVAPKPGVYPFYCTDFCSALHQEMQQYIRVSP; from the coding sequence ATGTTAAAAAAATCAAATTTAATACTTGTTACACTTGGAATTTCCCTTTTGGCATTCGTTCCGAATTGCAAAAAGGGAGCAGCAACGGCAACACTTGCTTCCGATGCTGCTTCTCGGGTGTATGTGGCTCCAGGTGAAAAGGACGAAGTGTATGCTTTTTTATCTGGTGGATTTAGCGGTCAGATGTCTGTTTACGGAATTCCATCTGCAAGATTATTCAAAATCATTCCAGTATTCTCTGTTTTTCCTGAAAACGGATATGGATTTGATGAAGAAACCAAAGATATGTTAAAAACTACTCATGGATATGTTCCATGGGATGATAGCCATCACGTTGAAGCTTCTATGACCGATGGAAAACAAGATGGTCGTTGGATGTTCTTAAACGCAAACAACACACCAAGGCTTGCAAGAATTGATCTAAAATCTTTTGAAACAAAAGAGATTTTAGAAATTCCAAACACTGCGGGAAACCATGCGTCACCATTTGCAACTGAGAACACAGAGTATTTAATGGCAGCCACTAGATTCTCTGTTCCTGTTCCACAAGCGAGTGTGGCAATCGATAGTTTTTCCAAAGGTGGGTTCAAAGGAACTGTCACTATGGTAAAAGTTGATAAAAACACAGGAAGACTTTCTATCGAACTACAAGTTCTTGTTCCTGGTTTTGACTACGACTTATCTCATTGTGGTAAAAAGAAATCTCATGACTGGTGTTTCTTTAGCAGTTACAATTCTGAACAAGCGCATAAAATGTTAGAAGTTGGTGCCTCCAAAAAAGATAAAGATTTTATCTTAGCATTCAATTGGGTTCGTGCGAAAGAATGTAAAGACCAAGGGAAAGCTTATAACTTTGGTGGTGAATACGTAAACAACTTTAGAGAAGAAAACAAACCTGCCGTATCAACTAAGTTAAGCGGCGTGAAGATGTTGAATCCAAAAGATTGTCCGGGTATGATGTATTACATGCCAACACCAAAAAGTCCGCATGGAACTGACGTTGACTCCACTGGAGAATACATTGTTGGTGGTGGGAAGTTAGCATCAGTCATTCCTGTTCACTCCTTTAGTAAATTGATAGAAGTAAAAGATAAGAAGGAACATCATTCGGCTGAAATCGAAGGAATTCCGGTTCTTAAATACGAATCTACACTTGCTGGCGAAGTACAAAAACCATGTTTAGGTCCATTACATACTGAGTTCGACGGTCAAGGGTTTGCTTATACATCTTGTTTCGTAAGTTCTGAAGTAGTAAAATGGAAACTGGGAACTTGGGAAGTAGTACAACATCTTCCTGCTTATTACAGTGTTGGTCACTTGTCGATTGTTGGTGGTAGTTCGACAGAACCTTACGGTAAGTATTTGATAGCGATGAACAAAATTACTAAAGACAGATATCTACCAGTTGGTATGGAGTTACCACAAAGTGCGCAACTTTATGATATCTCTTCTGGAAAAGCGGAATTGTTATCAGACTTCCCTACAGTTGGAGAACCTCACTATTCACAAATGATTCCTGCCAAGTTACTTATGGATAAAACTGCAAAACTCTATCCGTTAGAGGAAAACAAACATCCATATGCAACTAAAAATGAAAACGAAGCAAGAATTGTAAGACTTGGAAGTACAATCCATATTTACATGACTGCGATTCGTTCCCATTTCAAACCAGATATCATCGAAGCAAGAACAGGGGAAACTTTATACTTCCATGTAACCAACTTAGAACAAGATTATGATATTCCTCACGGTTTTGCAATTGGTGGAGCACCTAACATGACTAACTTACTCATCATGCCAGGAGAAACTAGAACTTTCAAATGGGTAGCTCCTAAACCGGGTGTATATCCATTCTATTGCACTGACTTCTGTTCTGCTCTCCACCAAGAGATGCAACAGTACATCCGAGTTAGTCCATAA